In Pelecanus crispus isolate bPelCri1 chromosome Z, bPelCri1.pri, whole genome shotgun sequence, the following are encoded in one genomic region:
- the PRXL2C gene encoding peroxiredoxin-like 2C, with amino-acid sequence MAGPPAPPVTQQVGCGRRAEAGELREAARCLVVDADGRSIPFQALYGEQKAIVVFVRNFLCYICKEYVEDLAKVPKAFLQEANVRLIVIGQSSYHHIKPFCSLTGYTHEMYVDTQREIYKTLGMKRGEGNHVSARSPHVKSGTLLGSMRSMWRAMTGPAFDFQGDPAQQGGALILGPGNEVHFLHLDKNRLDHVPINTVLQLAGVKTVNFTNKPQIIDI; translated from the exons ATGGCCGGGCCGCCGGCGCCCCCCGTCACCCAGCAGGTcggctgcgggcggcgggcggaggcgggggaGCTGCGGGAGGCCGCCCGCTGCCTGGTGGTGGACGCGGACGGGAGGAGCATCCCCTTCCAGGCCCTGTACGGGGAGCAGAAAGCGATCGTGGTGTTCGTGCGG AATTTTTTATGTTACATCTGTAAGGAGTATGTGGAAGACCTGGCAAAAGTCCCCAAGGCATTTTTACAA GAAGCAAATGTGAGGCTTATAGTTATTGGACAGTCATCTTATCATCACATCAAG CCCTTTTGCAGTTTAACTGGGTATACGCATGAAATGTATGTAGATACACAAAGGGAAATTTATAAAACGCTTGGCATGAAAAGAGGTGAAGGTAATCATGTATCAG CGCGGAGCCCTCATGTGAAATCAGGCACACTCCTGGGAAGCATGAGGAGTATGTGGAGAGCAATGACTGGCCCAGCTTTTGATTTTCAAGGAGACCCCgctcagcagggaggagcttTGATTTTAGGCCCAG GCAATGAAGTTCATTTTTTGCACCTTGATAAAAACAGGCTGGATCATGTTCCTATTAACACAGTTTTGCAGCTGGCAGGAGTTAAAACAGTAAATTTCACAAACAAACCCCAGATTATTGACATATGA